Proteins from one Impatiens glandulifera chromosome 2, dImpGla2.1, whole genome shotgun sequence genomic window:
- the LOC124926904 gene encoding receptor-like protein kinase FERONIA → MKLTPLHFSNTFTFFFLLLLRSITGDNSAVEYDDPQHAIALNCGFLHNSTAVDGRKWVGETGSDSIISFHGPESISVVPSSSDYHRSHSLDRTPYMTARASRSSFTYTFHVRSGYKFIRLHFYPPSYSAFKWSTAFFTVKSGPYTLLNNFTASLPVDSRSLQSIVKEFTLYVPDDNEPLSITFSPLRATIPSDETFAFVNGIEVVPMPPGLYYTMDGVGDGDAGAYVAGHKGRFHLGKDTAMETVYRLSVGGIKLSSVHDPSMFREWTDDSNHITESSVFPITSTNRIKYTRKTSKDSAPQRLYQSSWSMNRNSQHGEGVSFTWKLPVDLGFRYLIRLHFCELDYDMKQSGQKEFIILINNQIVEPRGDLIKWGGEIGVAIHKDYMTTLRGDRIMGKRDLVVALYPSNDVQSSEFVDSVLKGIEVFKLSDLNDNLAGGKPLLSHPHTSTQHRGNPVLSHSCDSTKPRFRMPTTSINDIIILIILLVVIIVHQLREWKEKSWSKSPSLINEDLCRRFSFAEISLATNNFDEELEIGHGGFGKVYKGITTVINSMVTMTVAIKRLDSESKQGEKEFISEIETLSKLRHKHLVSLVGYCNDYREMILVYEYMEHGTLADHLYKNKRNGNGIVTPLNWKERLGICLGAARGLEYLHNNSEQEVIHRDVKSDNILVDLNWVTKIADFGICKVGGATSHTHFTTDVKGTCGYLDPAYSSTRMLTKKSDVYAFGVVLWETLCGRPVIDERIDNEKQRSLVLWVQSLLPE, encoded by the coding sequence ATGAAGTTGACTCCATTACATTTCTCCAATACCTTcaccttcttctttcttctgcTCCTCCGATCGATAACCGGCGACAACTCAGCTGTTGAGTACGATGATCCACAACATGCTATCGCCCTCAACTGCGGTTTCCTCCACAACTCCACGGCAGTTGACGGCAGAAAATGGGTTGGAGAAACTGGTTCTGATTCAATCATTTCTTTTCATGGACCTGAAAGTATATCAGTGGTCCCATCTTCCTCCGATTACCACCGATCACATTCTCTCGATCGCACTCCCTACATGACAGCTCGAGCTTCTCGCTCATCCTTCACCTACACCTTCCATGTCCGCTCCGGCTACAAGTTCATCCGCCTTCATTTCTACCCACCTTCATACTCTGCTTTCAAATGGTCAACCGCCTTCTTCACTGTAAAATCAGGTCCGTATACTCTCCTCAACAATTTCACTGCGTCCCTACCCGTCGATTCTCGTAGCCTGCAATCCATCGTAAAAGAATTCACCCTTTATGTCCCCGACGACAATGAACCCTTATCAATTACTTTCTCCCCTTTAAGAGCAACCATCCCTTCGGATGAGACATTTGCATTTGTTAATGGAATTGAAGTTGTTCCCATGCCTCCTGGACTTTACTACACCATGGATGGAGTTGGAGATGGGGATGCAGGGGCATACGTTGCAGGGCACAAGGGTCGATTTCACCTGGGCAAAGACACTGCAATGGAGACAGTCTATCGGTTAAGCGTTGGTGGCATCAAACTTTCATCTGTTCATGACCCAAGTATGTTCAGGGAGTGGACAGATGATTCAAACCATATCACAGAATCAAGTGTTTTTCCCATCACTTCCACAAATCGGATCAAGTATACGAGGAAAACATCTAAAGATAGTGCACCGCAAAGACTTTACCAGTCGTCTTGGTCAATGAACCGAAATTCGCAACATGGTGAAGGAGTTAGTTTTACATGGAAGTTGCCTGTCGATTTGGGTTTCAGGTATTTAATTAGATTGCATTTTTGTGAGCTTGACTATGACATGAAACAGAGTGGGCAAAAAGAgtttattattctcataaaCAATCAAATAGTTGAGCCTAGAGGAGACTTGATCAAATGGGGCGGTGAAATTGGGGTTGCAATCCATAAGGATTACATGACGACATTAAGAGGAGACAGAATCATGGGCAAGAGAGATCTAGTTGTAGCTTTGTACCCAAGCAACGACGTGCAGTCATCTGAATTCGTTGACTCGGTTCTTAAGGGAATTGAGGTTTTCAAACTTAGCGACCTCAATGACAATCTTGCAGGAGGGAAACCTCTGCTCTCCCATCCTCATACTTCAACTCAGCATAGAGGAAATCCAGTGCTATCCCATTCTTGTGATTCAACAAAGCCTAGATTTAGAATGCCCACAACAAGTATAAATGACATTATAATTTTGATCATACTTCTAGTTGTCATTATTGTTCACCAACTTCGTGAATGGAAAGAAAAGAGTTGGAGTAAAAGCCCATCTTTAATAAACGAAGATTTGTGTCGTAGATTTTCATTTGCTGAGATCTCATTGGCAACCAACAACTTTGACGAAGAATTAGAAATTGGACATGGGGGTTTTGGTAAGGTATATAAAGGGATTACCACTGTCATTAATAGTATGGTCACAATGACAGTTGCAATTAAGAGGTTAGATTCTGAATCTAAACAAGGAGAGAAAGAATTCATATCAGAAATTGAGACACTTTCCAAACTTAGACATAAACACCTTGTCTCTTTGGTAGGATACTGCAATGATTACCGTGAGATGATACTTGTTTATGAGTACATGGAACATGGAACTCTGGCGGACCATCTCTACAAGAATAAACGTAATGGTAATGGAATTGTGACTCCTCTAAATTGGAAGGAAAGACTTGGTATCTGTTTAGGTGCTGCTCGCGGGTTAGAATATTTGCACAACAATAGTGAGCAAGAAGTCATACATCGAGACGTGAAGAGCGACAACATTTTGGTGGATCTGAACTGGGTGACCAAAATTGCTGATTTTGGTATATGCAAAGTTGGAGGAGCTACAAGTCATACTCATTTCACTACTGATGTAAAGGGAACCTGCGGTTACCTAGATCCAGCGTACTCCTCGACCCGAATGCTAACCAAGAAATCCGATGTGTATGCGTTTGGTGTTGTGTTGTGGGAAACATTATGTGGGAGGCCGGTCATTGATGAAAGAATTGACAACGAAAAACAGCGTAGCCTAGTTTTGTGGGTTCAGTCGCTGCTGCCAGAATGA